From the genome of Nitrosomonas sp., one region includes:
- the fabI gene encoding enoyl-ACP reductase FabI, which translates to MGFLNNKRVLITGLLSNRSIAYGIAKAMQREGAKLAFTYQGEDLRSRIEKLAVEFDSSLLFPCDVTSDSEIEKCFEDLQKHWDGLDCIVHSVAFAPREALTGDYLESVNREAFRIAHDVSAYSFSALAKAALPLMQNRNASLLTLSYLGAVRVMPNYNVMGLAKASLEANVRFMASSLGPKGIRVNAISAGPIKTLAAAGIGNFGKLLGYTEKVAPLRRNITIEEVGNAAAFLCSDLASGITGEITYVDAGFNTVAFSLND; encoded by the coding sequence ATGGGATTTCTCAATAACAAACGCGTCCTTATTACCGGACTACTTAGCAATCGATCAATCGCTTACGGTATTGCCAAAGCCATGCAACGCGAAGGTGCAAAATTGGCGTTTACTTATCAGGGTGAAGATCTGCGTAGCAGAATTGAAAAATTGGCCGTTGAATTTGACAGTAGTTTATTATTTCCCTGCGATGTAACCAGTGACAGTGAGATTGAAAAATGTTTTGAAGACTTGCAGAAACACTGGGATGGCCTGGACTGCATCGTCCATTCCGTTGCTTTTGCACCACGGGAAGCACTCACGGGAGACTATCTGGAAAGCGTCAACCGCGAAGCATTTCGCATCGCACATGATGTCAGCGCCTATAGTTTCTCCGCACTTGCAAAAGCCGCATTACCACTTATGCAAAACAGAAATGCTTCATTATTGACTTTGAGCTATTTGGGTGCAGTGCGAGTAATGCCGAATTATAATGTCATGGGATTGGCCAAAGCCAGTCTTGAAGCCAATGTACGCTTTATGGCTTCGAGCCTGGGTCCTAAAGGAATTCGCGTTAATGCAATATCTGCCGGTCCCATCAAAACACTGGCAGCAGCTGGAATTGGAAATTTCGGAAAATTATTAGGATATACCGAAAAAGTTGCTCCCTTGCGACGCAATATTACTATTGAAGAAGTCGGCAATGCAGCGGCTTTTTTATGCAGTGATCTGGCCAGTGGAATCACCGGTGAAATCACCTATGTCGACGCCGGATTTAACACCGTGGCTTTTTCACTTAACGATTAA
- a CDS encoding SurA N-terminal domain-containing protein produces the protein MFDFVNRKKRIVQVVLLIAVLPFMFWGVQSYRSDGKEGYVAIVEGEEIQRREFEQALRDHQARLRAMFGGSFDSAMLDSYEVRDAVLERLIQQRLLFREAVTNGFTVLDSQLINEISQIPEFQRDNKFSKKQYEIFLRNEGLNPVGFESRVRQDLLLQQLLDGYSDNGFVSDKAVSRVMYLSEVQREINQVQIKPDDFLSQIEPSADEIEAYYDAHRHEYFLPERVRVEYLVLSFDALAENEPVSDEAVRNYYDEHLEEYGQPEERKASHILVAVSAIAEDEVKQEAREKAEGILEQVLQDPGRFGELAEEYSDDPGSAARGGDLGFFGRGVMVKAFEDEIFQMHPEEIRGLVETDFGFHIIQLTEIKEAKTADLEEVRGKIERILKLQMVSSIFGEAAEDFSNIVYEESDSLEPAAAKFELKLQQSDWINRHSKEPAILANERLLSAIFSEEAVLDGRNTEAIEVMPDTLVSARVLEHRQESAQSLSVVRDEIVERLKQQLAAEMAIEAGREKLENLLAGNEDTIDWDESKQVSYMQSQGLGHEAVRAIFKADVDTLPTYTGVEDSQGGYSLIRITQVIEPEMADEEKRKNFSNQLQQMLAQEEVSSYLGGIRQRYDVTIKQDSY, from the coding sequence GTGTTTGATTTTGTCAACCGAAAAAAACGTATTGTCCAGGTGGTTCTGTTGATAGCTGTGTTGCCATTCATGTTTTGGGGCGTGCAGTCCTATCGCAGTGATGGCAAGGAAGGTTATGTTGCGATTGTGGAAGGTGAAGAAATTCAACGGCGAGAGTTTGAACAAGCTTTACGTGACCACCAGGCGCGACTTCGCGCCATGTTCGGCGGTAGTTTTGACAGCGCGATGCTTGATAGTTACGAAGTTAGAGATGCCGTACTTGAGCGATTGATTCAACAACGTTTGTTATTTCGAGAAGCAGTGACGAATGGCTTTACGGTACTGGATTCGCAATTAATCAATGAGATCAGCCAGATACCAGAGTTTCAACGAGATAACAAGTTTTCAAAAAAGCAGTATGAGATTTTTTTGCGTAATGAAGGCTTGAATCCTGTTGGATTCGAGTCACGTGTGCGTCAGGATTTGCTGTTGCAACAACTTCTTGATGGATATAGTGATAATGGCTTTGTTTCAGATAAGGCGGTCAGTCGTGTCATGTATTTGAGCGAGGTGCAGCGCGAAATCAACCAAGTACAAATTAAACCCGATGACTTTCTGTCGCAGATCGAACCCTCGGCTGACGAGATTGAGGCCTATTATGATGCGCATCGTCACGAATACTTTCTGCCTGAACGTGTACGTGTTGAATATTTAGTATTATCCTTTGACGCGTTAGCTGAAAATGAACCTGTGAGTGATGAGGCTGTTCGTAATTATTACGATGAACATCTAGAAGAATACGGTCAACCTGAAGAACGCAAAGCAAGCCATATCTTAGTGGCTGTTTCAGCAATTGCTGAAGATGAAGTAAAACAGGAAGCGCGTGAGAAAGCTGAGGGTATTCTGGAACAGGTATTACAAGATCCCGGGCGATTTGGTGAACTTGCCGAGGAATATTCAGATGATCCGGGTTCGGCCGCTCGAGGCGGTGATTTGGGATTCTTTGGCCGGGGCGTTATGGTCAAGGCGTTTGAAGATGAGATTTTTCAAATGCATCCGGAAGAAATTCGTGGTTTGGTGGAGACTGATTTTGGTTTTCACATTATTCAGCTCACTGAGATCAAGGAAGCAAAAACAGCTGATCTGGAAGAAGTGCGTGGAAAGATTGAAAGAATATTGAAACTGCAGATGGTCAGTAGCATCTTTGGCGAGGCAGCAGAAGATTTCAGTAATATCGTCTATGAAGAAAGTGACAGTCTTGAGCCCGCTGCAGCAAAATTTGAATTGAAGCTTCAGCAAAGTGACTGGATTAACAGGCATTCAAAAGAACCAGCCATACTAGCCAACGAAAGATTATTGAGCGCTATTTTCTCTGAAGAAGCAGTACTTGACGGACGGAATACAGAAGCGATTGAAGTGATGCCGGATACTTTGGTGTCTGCGCGCGTATTAGAGCATCGTCAAGAATCAGCGCAATCATTATCCGTTGTCCGTGATGAAATTGTCGAACGTTTAAAACAACAGCTTGCTGCTGAGATGGCTATTGAGGCGGGTCGTGAAAAACTCGAAAACCTGCTTGCAGGAAATGAAGATACGATAGATTGGGATGAATCCAAACAAGTATCCTATATGCAATCCCAGGGTTTAGGTCACGAAGCCGTACGTGCAATATTTAAAGCTGATGTTGATACCCTGCCGACATATACCGGTGTAGAGGATTCGCAAGGCGGTTACAGTTTGATACGTATCACTCAAGTTATTGAGCCGGAAATGGCCGATGAAGAAAAACGTAAAAACTTTAGTAATCAGTTGCAACAAATGCTCGCCCAAGAAGAGGTGTCATCGTATTTGGGTGGCATCAGGCAGCGTTACGATGTAACAATCAAGCAAGACAGTTATTAA
- a CDS encoding ABC transporter substrate-binding protein: MRLRINEIRTAVFYPAVVILVLLTACGQIWNNPYPASDEGKNILYNVFTERPKHLDPVQSYSSNEIQFTAQIYQPPLQYHYLKRPFTLIPYTAAEMPVVTYYDHDDYPLPNDIEVGDIAYTQYEITIKPGIIYQPHPAFATNEHNEWLYHQLDDQALATIYKLSDFPETGSRELRAQDYVYQIKRLAHPKLHSPIYGLMADYIMGLRDYAVVLRSAQSNLQENEHFLNLDEYTLDGVDVVDDYTYRIKINGKYPQFIYWLAMPFFAPMPWEADSFYSQAGLIQKNITLDWYPVGTGPYMLTENNPNLRMVLKKNPNFYGEIYPEEGMPADYENGLLVDAGKPVPFIDKIIYSREREGIPRWNKFLQGYYDASGIGSDSFDQAVQLVGQGEATVTDAMAQQGIRLEATVAVSTFYIGFNMLDPVVGGGRTEESRNAARKLRQAISIAVDYEEFISIFANGRGLPAHGPIAPGVPGYRGGEVGMNHLVYDWSNGAPHRKSIEVARYLLAEAGYPNGIDRETGAPLVLYYDVTARSTEDRSILDWMRKQFQKLNIQLVVRSTDYNRFQDKIRKGNAQIFEWGWHADYPDPENFLFLLYGPQRKVGNSSGSASNNAANYDNPEYDQLFEQMKDMDNGPARQEIIDRMVEILRFDAPWLWGYHPKEYGLYHEWYQNVKPNRISNNNVKYYRIDADLREQKRREWNKPVLWPIVVGLVLVIVILVPGISAYRRHERSMGIKNLRSGTS, encoded by the coding sequence ATGAGGCTGCGTATTAATGAAATTAGGACTGCGGTTTTCTATCCGGCAGTTGTTATTTTAGTCTTGTTAACTGCATGTGGTCAGATCTGGAACAACCCTTATCCAGCTTCTGATGAAGGAAAGAACATTCTTTATAATGTTTTTACGGAACGACCCAAGCACCTTGATCCGGTGCAGTCATACAGTTCCAACGAAATACAATTTACTGCACAGATCTATCAGCCACCACTCCAATATCATTATTTGAAGCGGCCATTTACTTTAATTCCGTATACTGCCGCAGAAATGCCGGTGGTTACTTATTACGACCATGATGACTATCCGTTACCGAATGATATCGAAGTGGGCGATATAGCCTATACACAGTATGAGATTACCATTAAGCCGGGAATTATTTATCAACCGCATCCGGCATTTGCGACTAACGAACACAATGAATGGCTTTATCATCAACTGGATGATCAAGCACTCGCAACAATCTATAAATTATCCGATTTTCCAGAAACGGGATCGCGTGAATTAAGGGCGCAAGATTATGTTTACCAAATAAAACGGCTCGCTCATCCGAAGTTACACTCGCCAATTTACGGGTTGATGGCAGACTACATAATGGGGCTTCGCGATTACGCCGTTGTTCTTAGAAGTGCACAAAGCAATTTGCAGGAAAATGAGCATTTCTTAAATCTTGATGAGTATACGCTCGACGGAGTGGATGTCGTGGATGACTATACTTACAGAATCAAAATAAACGGTAAATACCCGCAGTTTATCTATTGGCTGGCAATGCCTTTTTTTGCGCCCATGCCGTGGGAAGCGGATTCATTTTATTCGCAAGCAGGTTTGATCCAGAAAAATATTACGTTGGACTGGTATCCAGTAGGAACAGGACCGTATATGCTGACCGAAAATAATCCAAATTTGCGTATGGTGCTGAAAAAAAATCCCAATTTCTACGGAGAAATTTATCCCGAAGAAGGTATGCCGGCCGATTATGAAAATGGACTGCTGGTCGATGCAGGCAAGCCCGTTCCTTTTATCGACAAGATTATTTATTCGCGGGAGCGGGAGGGTATTCCGCGCTGGAATAAATTTTTACAGGGATATTATGATGCATCCGGGATTGGTTCTGATAGTTTTGATCAGGCAGTACAATTGGTCGGACAGGGTGAAGCGACTGTAACCGACGCGATGGCGCAACAAGGTATACGACTTGAAGCGACTGTGGCGGTTTCCACGTTTTATATCGGATTTAATATGCTTGATCCAGTTGTGGGGGGAGGCAGAACCGAAGAATCGCGTAACGCGGCACGAAAACTCAGGCAGGCGATATCGATAGCAGTGGATTATGAAGAGTTTATTTCAATTTTTGCCAATGGCAGAGGTTTGCCGGCTCATGGCCCGATTGCACCGGGTGTGCCTGGTTATCGGGGGGGTGAAGTGGGTATGAATCACTTGGTTTATGACTGGAGCAACGGTGCGCCGCATCGCAAATCAATAGAAGTTGCGCGATATTTACTTGCTGAAGCGGGTTATCCAAATGGCATAGACAGAGAAACAGGTGCGCCGCTTGTATTGTATTATGATGTAACTGCCCGCAGTACAGAAGATCGATCAATACTTGATTGGATGCGTAAGCAGTTCCAGAAATTAAATATTCAACTGGTTGTAAGAAGCACGGATTATAATCGTTTTCAGGATAAGATTCGTAAAGGAAATGCACAAATTTTCGAGTGGGGATGGCATGCAGATTATCCTGATCCTGAAAATTTTCTTTTTTTGCTCTACGGTCCGCAGCGGAAAGTTGGGAATAGCAGTGGAAGTGCTTCGAATAATGCAGCCAACTATGATAACCCGGAATATGATCAATTATTTGAACAAATGAAAGATATGGACAACGGGCCCGCACGTCAGGAAATCATAGATCGAATGGTTGAAATTCTGCGGTTTGATGCACCTTGGCTATGGGGATACCACCCCAAAGAATACGGGTTGTATCATGAATGGTATCAAAACGTAAAACCGAACAGAATTTCGAATAATAATGTGAAATATTATCGTATTGATGCTGATTTAAGAGAGCAAAAGCGGCGAGAATGGAATAAGCCGGTACTATGGCCTATCGTAGTTGGATTGGTGTTGGTAATTGTAATTTTAGTGCCTGGTATTTCCGCTTATCGGCGGCATGAGCGTAGTATGGGAATTAAGAACTTAAGGTCTGGAACAAGCTAG
- a CDS encoding HU family DNA-binding protein translates to MNKSELVEAIAKSADISKATAGSALDGALSAITSALKKNDTVTLVGFGTFKVGKRAARTGRNPRTGAAIKIKAAKVPKFSAGKALKDAVN, encoded by the coding sequence ATGAACAAATCCGAACTCGTAGAAGCAATAGCAAAATCTGCTGACATTTCAAAAGCTACTGCCGGTAGCGCTTTGGATGGCGCATTATCTGCAATAACGTCTGCACTAAAAAAGAATGACACGGTTACTTTAGTCGGATTTGGAACTTTTAAGGTGGGTAAAAGGGCAGCCCGTACCGGCCGGAATCCTCGTACTGGGGCTGCCATTAAAATCAAGGCGGCCAAGGTTCCTAAATTTAGTGCTGGTAAAGCACTTAAAGATGCAGTAAACTAG